Genomic window (Melioribacteraceae bacterium):
GTGTACTTATTCGCAGAAACGCAATAGTCGTATTCATGAGTATAGAGTTGATGCTGAATTCAGCTAACCTAGCCCTTGTAACATTCTCCTCATATCTAGGAAATCCGATTGGACAAGTATTTGTATTTTTTGTAATGACTGTTGCTGCAGCGGAAGCCGCAATTGGATTAGCAATTATAATTGCGATTTTTAGAAATAAACTAACTGTAAACATTGACGAGATAAATATATTTAAGTGGTGATGATAAATCTAATATATCTAACGGTACTTCTTCCGCTGCTTGGTTTCTTGATTAACGGACTCCTCGGGCGAAAAATTAAGAATGAAAAAATTATTGGTATAATCGGCAGTTCCGCTGTGGGTTTATCATTCATTGTTGTTCTTCTTGCATTTATTGAAACACTCGGCCTTCCGGTCGAAAAAAGATCTAACACAGTAGAACTTTTTACATGGTTAAGTGTTGCAGGTCTCGATATTAAATTTGGTTATTTAGTTGATCAACTCTCACTTACAATGTCACTAATTGTTACTGGTGTTGGTTTCCTCATACACGTTTATTCAATTGGTTATATGCATGGCGATAAAGGTTTTTGGAGATTCTTCGCATATCTCAACCTTTTTATTTTCGCGATGATGAATTTAGTACTCGGTGATAATTTTGTTGTTCTCTTTTTAGGTTGGGAAGGCGTTGGCCTTTGTTCTTATCTTTTAATTGGTTTTTGGTACGACCGAAAATTTGAAAAAGGTACAACCGCGGATGCGGCTAAAAAGGCATTTGTTGTTAATAGAATAGGGGATTTCGGATTTCTATTAGGCATGTTTTTAATTTATATGACTTTTGATTCTCTAAATTTTTCAGAAGTTTTTACTAAAGCTGTCTCATTTCCAATTCCCGAATCAACATTTGGATTAATTGCGATATTTTTATTTATCGGTGCGACGGGCAAATCAGCACAAATTCCTTTATTTGTATGGTTGCCGGATGCTATGGCAGGTCCAACTCCCGTATCGGCTTTAATACATGCCGCTACAATGGTTACAGCCGGTGTTTACATGGTTTCGCGCGCGGCTATTATTTTCGTATCAGCCCCAACCGTAATGATGGTGGTAGCAGTTGTTGGATTGTTAACCGCATTTTTTGCCGCTACAATTGGATTAGTACAAAATGATATTAAAAAAGTATTAGCGTATTCTACTGTAAGCCAACTTGGATATATGTTTTTAGCCGCCGGTGTTGGGGCATTCAGCGCGTCAATTTTTCATGTTATGACCCACGCTTTCTTT
Coding sequences:
- the nuoK gene encoding NADH-quinone oxidoreductase subunit NuoK, whose amino-acid sequence is MASIPMEYFLVLSAFMFVVGVAGVLIRRNAIVVFMSIELMLNSANLALVTFSSYLGNPIGQVFVFFVMTVAAAEAAIGLAIIIAIFRNKLTVNIDEINIFKW
- the nuoL gene encoding NADH-quinone oxidoreductase subunit L; its protein translation is MINLIYLTVLLPLLGFLINGLLGRKIKNEKIIGIIGSSAVGLSFIVVLLAFIETLGLPVEKRSNTVELFTWLSVAGLDIKFGYLVDQLSLTMSLIVTGVGFLIHVYSIGYMHGDKGFWRFFAYLNLFIFAMMNLVLGDNFVVLFLGWEGVGLCSYLLIGFWYDRKFEKGTTADAAKKAFVVNRIGDFGFLLGMFLIYMTFDSLNFSEVFTKAVSFPIPESTFGLIAIFLFIGATGKSAQIPLFVWLPDAMAGPTPVSALIHAATMVTAGVYMVSRAAIIFVSAPTVMMVVAVVGLLTAFFAATIGLVQNDIKKVLAYSTVSQLGYMFLAAGVGAFSASIFHVMTHAFFKALLFLGAGAVIHGMHEEQNIQKYGGLKKYMPKTYITFFIATLAIAGVPGLAGFFSKDEILWYSYSNGGFIFWLIGVLTAMMTAFYMFRLLSLTFYGKERFDHHHVHPHESPAVMTIPLMILAGLSIVGGYIGMPKVFVGEHGNLFEVWLEPIYKPAMQKLALYGSHSHLEEILLMTISTALALTSIYFAYKIYTERKEVAEKTSQIFSGIYKLLLNKYFVDEAYDAAVVNPIKKGSEKILWKFADNAIIDGAVNGTAKVITSFSSILRKIQNGVAQSYAIYMMIGVALALLWIILSL